The nucleotide sequence TCCCGAGTGAGCTAGCCATTTTGTAAATCCCTGCTGCTTCACCCACTTTATTGGATGGCGAATTGGATACAGATGTATCTGTAGAAGGCGTCGCATATATGCCAAGTCCAAGACCAAATAAAGCAAACCCAATGAACACTGTGACTGTATACGCAAAGTCAGGCAGAAATGTGAGCCCCATAGCCGCCACACCAACCGTAGTGATAATAGCGCCCCAAATCATTGGTAATTTCGCACCCACTTTTTGCAGGATTTTCTCACCTACACGAATCATGGCAAGCACGGCTACTAAATATCCAATCGACAGCATTCCTGACTGAAAAGCAGTAAATCCTCGACCTACTTGAACATAAGTATTCGCAACAACTAGCGTTCCAGCTACCGCGTTTAGCAAAAAGTTTGAATATGTGGCACCTGCGTATGGTTTATTTTTAAATAATGAAAAATCAACGAGCGCCATACTTTTCTTTTTTTCAACTTTGAAGAAGATAAAAGCTCCTATTATCGCTATTACCGCAAGAATTATGGAAATTGAACTTGTCCAGCCTAAGACCGCACCGAAGGTAATAAAAACATTTAATGCGATCATGATGACGATAAAGATAACTAAACCACTATAATCAAATTTAAATGCACCGGTTCCTTCCGCTTTACTTTCAGGTGTATCCTTGATCAACCACATTGCGAGAAGGGCAAATGCTATGGAGAAGATAAATATCCATCTCCATCCCATATAAGTTGCAATTGCACCTCCTGCTAACGAACATACCCCTGAACCGCCCCACGATCCAATTGACCAGTAACTTAATGCACGTTGTCTGTCCTTACCATCAAAGTAAGCTTTCATTAGGGCAATCGTTGCCGGCATAATACAAGCTGCGGAAAGTCCTTGAACAACACGACCGATAATTAACAGCACGGATCCATGAGCGAATACAAGACACAGGGAACCGACAACGCTTAAAGTTAATCCGATATACGTCATTTTTCTACGTCCAATTTTATCAGCAAGCCCACCGGCAGCTACAATAAACATTCCTGAGAATAAGGCACTTAAGCTGATGGCAATATTCAACGTTCCATGCGAAATCCCTAGATCTGATTGAACAGCTGGAACAACATTGACCATAGCCTGTGCGAAAAGCCAAAATGTGATTACCCCGAACACAATCCCTGTAATCAGCTTATCCGTGCCTTTATAATTTGTTTCCATAATTAAGCCCCCTTCCCTTCACTTTCAATAGGATTTGTAAAAACACAAAATCCTAATCATTACGTTTCTATACTCTATGTTGTGACAAACATCACAGTTAGCTAATGAAATTGAAGGTATACTTGGTTATATTTGCGTTGAAATCCCATCGAAAAAAGACCTCATTTCTAACAATTTCGTTCGAATTGTACGGAGGTATGCTTATGTGCTATGAAATAATGGATAGTGACCAACAAATAAATGTCATTTTAACCGGAATGATCAGCGTGAACGAAGCAACCTCCATTAGACAGAAATTGTTTCCGCTTATACATCAACAATTTCACAGCATCACTTTCCATCTGGGGTCAGTTACGGAGATAGACAGCTCCGGACTTGGATTATTACTGGCTGTTCAGAAGATCGGCACGAATTGCAATGCTAGCGTTTCGTTTTTAGACGTCCACGAACAGCTAAAAGAACGTCTACACATGGCCGGAATAAAATTTTAACGTTAGGGATTCAACGGCACAGCAGCAGAGAGGTGTTCTTCAATGAATCGACATAGTCGACATGCAGTTGCCCTTGGGGAGAGACAAGCACCGGAAAACTTCATATTGCCATACGCCAGAATATTTCACGAATCAGAGGAAGCCATCATGGTTACTGATCGTCACTCGAGAATCGTGAGCGTAAATCCTGCTTTCACTTCCATTACTGGTTATGACGAGTCGGAAGCTATCGGACAAAAACCGAGCATACTGAAATCCCATTACCATGATCCCGAGTTCTACGTTAAGATGTGGGCATCCATTCATCAGGACGGAAGTTGGAGCGGAGAGATCCGGAATCGCAGAAAAAATGGAGAAATCTATCCGGAGTGGCTATCTATTAATAGCATAGAGGACGAGAACGGGATTCTTATCTATTACGTGGGCATGTTCTCTGATATTACCCTGCGTAAGAATACACTTTCTAAGCTCCGGCTACACGCGCAAGTGTTCAGCAATGCCAGCGAAGGAATTATGATTACGGATAAGCAACTCAAAATACTTTCTGTCAATCAAGCCTTCACGACAATGACTGGATATACAGAACGGGAAGCTGTCGGGCATACGCCACGTTTACTTCACTCCGGCCTGCAGGATCAGTATTTTTACATTAAAATGTGGGAAAGCATTCATGCAACCGGCTTCTGGGAAGGTGAAATTTGGAACAAAAGGAAGAACGGAGAGCTATACCCCGAGTGGCTGTCCATAACGACCTTACGGGATGAAGGGGGAAATATTACAAATTATATTGGAATGTTCGCAGATATTACAGAGCGTAAACAGACCGAGGAGCATCTGAAATATTTGGCTCACTTCGATAAATTAACAGGTCTGCCTAATCGAACCTTGCTTTGCGAATTAGTTAATGAAGCAACAGTGAGATGCATGAAAACAATTCGGAAGTTTGCCTTGTTTTTCATTGACCTCGATCGGTTCAAAATGGTTAACGACTCGTTGGGACACAGCGTCGGAGATAAGCTACTCCAACAGGTAGCCAAGCGTCTAAGCTCAGTCGTGAGATCGGACGATGTTGTGTCTCGATTGGGCGGTGACGAGTTTATTATCGTTCTACAGCACTTGGAGGAGCCGGAGGAAGCGATCCTTATTGCTAATCAGCTCATTTCTAGTATCAAGCAACCCTTCTCAGTGGCAGACAATGAGCTTTATCTTAACGCAAGCATTGGAATATGTATGTATCCCAATCACGGCGAGGATTTCGAAACGCTGCTCAAGAACGCCGATTTAGCTATGTACCAAGCCAAGATCCAGAATGGTGGATACCAGTTTTTCAACGAAAACATCCTTAGTACGTTCCTGCGAAAGCTTGAACTCGAGAACGAGCTAAGGTGGGCCATTGCCAAAAATCAGATTACACTCCATTATCAGCCACAAGTCAGTGCAGAAACAGGGGATATGAAGGGAATGGAGGCGCTGATCCGCTGGAACCATCCTACACTAGGACCTGTCTCCCCCGGAGAATTCATCCCGATTGCAGAGGAGACAGGCATCATTATGGAGATCGGAAAATGGGTATTGAAGGAGGTTTGTGCACAGCTGAATCGTTGGTCCT is from Candidatus Cohnella colombiensis and encodes:
- a CDS encoding MFS transporter; the encoded protein is METNYKGTDKLITGIVFGVITFWLFAQAMVNVVPAVQSDLGISHGTLNIAISLSALFSGMFIVAAGGLADKIGRRKMTYIGLTLSVVGSLCLVFAHGSVLLIIGRVVQGLSAACIMPATIALMKAYFDGKDRQRALSYWSIGSWGGSGVCSLAGGAIATYMGWRWIFIFSIAFALLAMWLIKDTPESKAEGTGAFKFDYSGLVIFIVIMIALNVFITFGAVLGWTSSISIILAVIAIIGAFIFFKVEKKKSMALVDFSLFKNKPYAGATYSNFLLNAVAGTLVVANTYVQVGRGFTAFQSGMLSIGYLVAVLAMIRVGEKILQKVGAKLPMIWGAIITTVGVAAMGLTFLPDFAYTVTVFIGFALFGLGLGIYATPSTDTSVSNSPSNKVGEAAGIYKMASSLGSAFGVAISATVYSSIAASGNVATAASAGIIVNVIFGVLSILSIVIMVPKSAGKPSNDSSTKTKSKRIPIRSVTEGRS
- a CDS encoding EAL domain-containing protein — translated: MNRHSRHAVALGERQAPENFILPYARIFHESEEAIMVTDRHSRIVSVNPAFTSITGYDESEAIGQKPSILKSHYHDPEFYVKMWASIHQDGSWSGEIRNRRKNGEIYPEWLSINSIEDENGILIYYVGMFSDITLRKNTLSKLRLHAQVFSNASEGIMITDKQLKILSVNQAFTTMTGYTEREAVGHTPRLLHSGLQDQYFYIKMWESIHATGFWEGEIWNKRKNGELYPEWLSITTLRDEGGNITNYIGMFADITERKQTEEHLKYLAHFDKLTGLPNRTLLCELVNEATVRCMKTIRKFALFFIDLDRFKMVNDSLGHSVGDKLLQQVAKRLSSVVRSDDVVSRLGGDEFIIVLQHLEEPEEAILIANQLISSIKQPFSVADNELYLNASIGICMYPNHGEDFETLLKNADLAMYQAKIQNGGYQFFNENILSTFLRKLELENELRWAIAKNQITLHYQPQVSAETGDMKGMEALIRWNHPTLGPVSPGEFIPIAEETGIIMEIGKWVLKEVCAQLNRWSSKSYVVPPIAINLSARQFLAPDLASTFHDIVRQTCCNPQHIVIEITESSSMHDIESVLPILHEFKSFGFQIAIDDFGKGYSSLGYIKQFPIDILKIDLSFVQELISDSKSTVITKAIIDMSHGMNLQVIAEGVETLEQLEYLRTMNCDIVQGYVIDRPMPSEQLEASYLRGVNPHEEMVQTTYQS